One genomic region from Oncorhynchus gorbuscha isolate QuinsamMale2020 ecotype Even-year linkage group LG13, OgorEven_v1.0, whole genome shotgun sequence encodes:
- the spata4 gene encoding spermatogenesis-associated protein 4, with amino-acid sequence MAYAQPPKKTGLPREVLKWLQSLDLSFSPKNMRRDFSNGYLVAEMFSWYYHEDFPMHSYNNGTSLPTKQGNWAQIERFLVKQNIHLQKDVLDGTIHCKPGAAELLVQEIYTILTNRRIKGIQGREIDFTDRDYQDQLPMLARATASKAIKNNLRLTEVIAEPNISTNQRKVQAIIHMHLEQRAAERVQNPKRFNVKPTLGELAVRLPPSSHHGDDSSDSNASVQSGTAKSCEPSIRSKASVHFKEIEVRQTDRRSLIAI; translated from the exons ATGGCTTACGCACAGCCTCCCAAAAAGACAGGACTGCCACGAGAAGTTCTGAAGTGGCTCCAAAGCCTGGATTTGTCATTTTCTCCAAAGAATATGCGCAG GGATTTCTCCAATGGCTACCTTGTGGCAGAGATGTTCTCCTGGTATTATCATGAAGACTTCCCCATGCACTCCTACAACAATGGGACATCACTTCCAACCAAACAGGGCAACTGGGCACAAATAGAGAGG TTTCTAGTGAAACAGAACATCCATCTGCAAAAGGACGTTCTGGATGGGACCATCCACTGCAAGCCAGGAGCAGCGGAGCTTCTAGTGCAAGAGATTTACACCATCTTAACTAACAGGAG GATCAAAGGGATCCAGGGCAGGGAGATTGACTTCACAGACAGGGACTACCAGGACCAGCTGCCCATGCTAGCTCGGGCCACAGCCTCCAAGGCCATCAAGAACAACCTGCGGCTGACCGAGGTCATAGCCGAGCCCAACATCTCCACCAATCAGAGGAAGGTGCAGGCCATCATCCACATGCACCTGGAGCAGAGGGCGGCCGAGAGAGTCCAGAACCCCA AGCGCTTCAACGTGAAGCCCACCTTGGGAGAACTGGCCGTGAGACTGCCCCCATCTTCTCACCACGGAGATGACAGCTCCGATAGCAACGCCTCAGTACAAAGTGGAACCGCAA AGTCATGTGAACCATCCATCAGGAGTAAAGCCAGTGTCCAT